The genomic DNA CGGGTGGCATTCTGCAGGGCGGTAACGTTGGCCGCGCCGTCGCCGGGAGTGAGCGAGGCCAGATGCAGATCAAAGTTGGCGAGCAGCACGTTGAGGACGAAATAGCTGACAGCCACCGGGGCATAGAGCTTGAGGATGCGCGGGATGCCGGGATGGCGCAGCTGAAAGGTGAAGAGGTAGCCCAGCTTCTGCCGCCGTATCCCTGGCAAGAGCAGGAGAATCTCGCCGGCGGCCCCCAGTAGCACACCGCAGGCAATCCCATACTGGCCAAAGTGCTGCTCGCCTACCAGCGCCCCAACGATGACGCCGATGATGATGCCAATGTGAAAGGCGGCGGTTGCAAAGGCGGGCCAGCCGAATTCACGGAGGGTATAAAGGGCTGCCAGCAGGACTGAGAATGGCCCGAGGCCAACCAGCGAGAAAAAGATGATCTGCGAGTAATGCAGCGTCAGCGTTTTCTCAGCCCCTGTATAGCCCTGGGCAATGAAATTTACGAAGAAAGGAGCGAGCAGGGCGTAGCCTGTGGCTATCAGGAGCATGAGGAGCGTGACGACATTCACCAGGGTGAAAACCAGCTCGCGAAATTCCTGGCGTTTCTCGGGCGCGACATAGTCGCTGAAGGTAGGGATGAGGGCCTTATCGACCGAGCCGTTAATGACGAAATCATAGAAGGTTTGCATGGAGACGCTGGCGGCCAGAAATGGCCCAGCGACGCTCTTACCGAGGGCCGCGATGACAATCTGGCGCACCATGCCCATGATGCTGCTGCCCAGGTTGCCGAGCATGACCAGCGAGGCCCCACGGGCAACCTGGCCGTGGGGGCTGGAGGGGGCCGTCGGCTCAGCGGTGGCTGCCGACGCCGTCTCTCTCTTCTCCTCCACGCCCTCGACTGGCAGCGGTAGCTCTCCTTCCGCCGCGGGCGCCCCGACGGTGATCAGCGGCAACGGACCAGAGGGATGCTCCGGCGCTGGTGATCCCTCCGCCGC from Thermogemmatispora onikobensis includes the following:
- the murJ gene encoding murein biosynthesis integral membrane protein MurJ produces the protein MADYEAQHPTHADTAAEGSPAPEHPSGPLPLITVGAPAAEGELPLPVEGVEEKRETASAATAEPTAPSSPHGQVARGASLVMLGNLGSSIMGMVRQIVIAALGKSVAGPFLAASVSMQTFYDFVINGSVDKALIPTFSDYVAPEKRQEFRELVFTLVNVVTLLMLLIATGYALLAPFFVNFIAQGYTGAEKTLTLHYSQIIFFSLVGLGPFSVLLAALYTLREFGWPAFATAAFHIGIIIGVIVGALVGEQHFGQYGIACGVLLGAAGEILLLLPGIRRQKLGYLFTFQLRHPGIPRILKLYAPVAVSYFVLNVLLANFDLHLASLTPGDGAANVTALQNATRLLQFPIGLVASALAFSILPLLSVQANAGEEEQFKETLMAGIRLGLLVMIPAALGLIILRQPICDLIYRHGRYTQHDTILAATALQNYAYQLPFVAVDQLLMAAFFARKNTIVPVAVGFITILGYLAVALPGYSTIGMPALALANTVQNSSHALILLLIWRVQHGSLHLRTTLPALGKILLAAAVMSLVAWLLQIGLGHLPFFSEATTLGALLTVVIAGGVAAAVYLACILILRVEEIHLLTRAVMAKLGRK